A segment of the Zestosphaera sp. genome:
CGTATACTCTGGGCGAGACAGAACTACATCCGCTCCTTAACATTGAAGTAGCGATCAAGGCTTGGTCGGGGTCTACGTACCATAAGTCGGCGTCAAATACTGCCACTACTTGATGCTCTTCGAGTATCTCTCTCACATCTCTAATTGCTGCGTTAAGGTCTACGGCCTTCAGCTCCCTCTCCGCAGGAGACTCATAAACGACTAGATTAAACCTCCAGTTCTCACCAAGCACTTTATTGGTCGCGGTTAGGGTCTCTGCATCGCTTTTCTTCACAATTAAGTAGACGTCAATTAGATTCTTCGGATAGTTCAGCTCTTCTATCGCGTTTAGAGTGGTCTTTATCGACTCATATACTTCTTCTCTCAAAGGTACCAGAAACGCTATCTTCTCGGCCGGAGGGTCGAGATCTTGAGTAACTCTCCTTTTTCTAGTGAGGATTGAAGCTAAAAAGACTAACGCTAGCGGGACTAGAGCAAACGTGGAGACCGCTCTGAACACGTCAACCCACATTGAACTCACACAGCAATCGAGGCTATAATTAACGCTATGAGGGCTATTGTGAGCAAGTTTATCAAAGCTAAGACTCTCCTTATCTCTCTAACGCCTTCAGAAGCCCAAAGCTCGTAGAGAACATAAGTAAAACCTACCGCGATCAGCACATAACCATATAACATGTTTTGATTATTGAAAAACTTTGCATTACCGAGCTGAATTATGAACGGAGCAGATGCTAGCTTTAATATGATCAAAGCTCCTCCGAGAATCTTAGCAGCTCTAACACCATACCTCACAGACACGCTCCTCACCCCCTTCATTGAGTCTCCCGGCGCGTCAGCAATCCCCTGAATAACTTCCCTAGCTAGGTTCAAGAGAAAAACGAGAAAAACTATAGATGACATAGAGACTGGAAAGCTCCTGTTAACGCTTAACGCCCCGTACACTAGTGATAGTGAGACTAAAAGAGATACTACGACGTTGCCGGGCAAACCGTACTTTTTTATCTTTACGGTGTATAAAAGTGATAAAGCGTACGATGCCATAAGTAAGAGAGACGGTTCAAGACTTACAAGAAACACTAGCAAACTTATCCCTGAAATCGTCAGAACTACCCACAAGACCCACGCCGTGTTTAGACTAAGCTCTCCTGTGACTAAAGGCCTGCTTATATTGTTGGCTTTATCTACTTCTAAGTCAAAAATGTCGTTAAACACGAATGAAGCAGCAGTCAAGAAGTATAGGGACAGAAGCGGGGTTACGACCTCCCATAAACTAAGGTTATACCCTCTAGAGATCAACATCCCTATAAGAGCACCAAGACACATTAGCACCGGGGCGTACGAGCGTGTAATCCCCAAATAAGTCTTCAACACCCTCATCACGCCTTAAAGCCTCCTGCTCCCTAATCGATACACCCACTTATATCAAGGTTATAGAGTAATTTATGAAAATAAACTTTATGGTAAGAAAATACAGCTTCAGATCTCCATTAACTATAAGAAGAATCCTAGCCCTTAAAGCGAGAAGTAGGCTGAATGAAAGACTCGCTCTCTTATGGGTCTAGCCGTAACTAATAGAAAGAGTCTCTGAAATTCGCCTCCCTAGTTGATCGTGTTAGACCATTTGAGGACTACGACTAAGTTGAAATGAGCTCAGCATCCCTCGTAGTCAAGAAGTCCGTGACCAAATAAGAAAAACCAAAAGAATTCATGCTCAGAGACATGTCACTACAGTAACTCAAGCTCTTAAATAACGCCTCACGTAGTTGTTTCGGGTTTCGTATCTGTTCATATCGGCTGATGTAGGTTATTTTATTGTGGGTTGAGCTCGCTCACGATGTGAGGTGTGTGGTGAAGACTCGAGTGGGTGGGGCGTTCAAAGCCAGGATGTGGGGTTTCCTGCAGCCTTGAACCCGAACTATATAAGGGGGAGCTATGGGTCGGAGCTACCCTGAAGGGAATGAAGACCGATGACGCGGGCACCGATGAAAGGCACCTTAAGGTCTGTGAAGCCAAGAGGTCAACAACAAACTACGTT
Coding sequences within it:
- a CDS encoding UbiA family prenyltransferase, with protein sequence MLISRGYNLSLWEVVTPLLSLYFLTAASFVFNDIFDLEVDKANNISRPLVTGELSLNTAWVLWVVLTISGISLLVFLVSLEPSLLLMASYALSLLYTVKIKKYGLPGNVVVSLLVSLSLVYGALSVNRSFPVSMSSIVFLVFLLNLAREVIQGIADAPGDSMKGVRSVSVRYGVRAAKILGGALIILKLASAPFIIQLGNAKFFNNQNMLYGYVLIAVGFTYVLYELWASEGVREIRRVLALINLLTIALIALIIASIAV